In Streptococcus pneumoniae, the sequence ATATAATCGTATTGATTAACGTTTTGAGGCAACTGACCATGTCAGGTTGCAGCCACATTTGTAAGCGACTAAAGTCGCAACAACTGTGTCAATTGCACCAATTTAGTAAGAAAGTATAAAAAAAGAACACCCCGAAAGGTGCTCTGTATAAGTATAGTAATTCTTTCGAATTAACGTTTACTAAATTGTGATGCTTTACGAGCTTTCTTAAGACCTGGTTTCTTACGTTCAACTTTACGTGAGTCACGTGTAAGAAGTCCTGCGCGTTTCAATGAATCGCGGAAGTCTGGGTCTACTTGAAGAAGGGCACGAGCGATACCGTGACGGATAGCTCCTGATTGACCAGCGTATCCACCACCTACAACGTTAACGAAAACGTCGTATGAACCTACAGTTGAAGTAACTGCGAATGGTTGGTTG encodes:
- the rpsI gene encoding 30S ribosomal protein S9 produces the protein MSQAQYAGTGRRKNAVARVRLVPGTGKITVNKKDVEEYIPHADLRLVINQPFAVTSTVGSYDVFVNVVGGGYAGQSGAIRHGIARALLQVDPDFRDSLKRAGLLTRDSRKVERKKPGLKKARKASQFSKR